A single window of Jiangella alkaliphila DNA harbors:
- a CDS encoding heavy metal translocating P-type ATPase: MEQHEHAVATEEHAAHAGHGAGHGAGHDKHAGHGDGSMFRDKFWVSLVLAVPVVGFSEMFADLVGYEVPGWGTWIPPVVGTFLFFYGGWPFLAGAKAELADRLPGMMTLISLAITVAFVASGLTSLEIGGLDLDFWWELALLIVVMLLGHWLEMRALGQASGALQALAELLPDTAERVAADGSVTEVPLAELAVGDVVLVRSGGRVPADGVVAEGTAEVDESTVTGESKTVSRGPGDRVVAGTVATDTAIRVEVNAVGDDTALAGIQRLVADAQASSSRAQALADRAAAWLFWFALGAGALTFLVWTLLGEASDAVERTVTVLVIACPHALGLAIPLVIAISTAMSARAGILVKDRLALERMRQVDAVLFDKTGTLTVGRPAVAGVAVAGSVTEDELLAVAAAAERDSEHPLARAVVAAAEARGPVPAATEFRSLTGKGVRAIVDGASVAVGGPGLLRDLDLPVPSSIEPQVGEWAAAGSTVLYVVRDGAVLGALALADEIRPESREAVALLRAEKVHTVMITGDARNVAESVAAKVGIDEVFAEVLPEDKDAAVTSLQQRGLSVAMVGDGVNDAPALARADVGVAIGAGTDVAVESAGVVLASDDPRGVVSARRLSTASYRKMVQNLVWATGYNLLSVPLAAGVLAPIGFVLPPAAAAVAMTASTVIVAANAQLLRRLDLRPDHLAR; the protein is encoded by the coding sequence ATGGAACAGCACGAACACGCCGTCGCGACGGAGGAGCATGCCGCCCACGCCGGGCATGGCGCCGGGCACGGTGCGGGGCACGACAAGCACGCCGGGCACGGCGACGGCAGCATGTTCCGGGACAAGTTCTGGGTGAGCCTGGTGCTCGCCGTCCCGGTGGTCGGCTTCAGCGAGATGTTCGCCGACCTGGTCGGTTACGAGGTGCCCGGCTGGGGGACGTGGATCCCACCGGTGGTCGGCACGTTCCTCTTCTTCTACGGCGGCTGGCCGTTCCTCGCCGGCGCCAAGGCCGAGCTGGCCGACCGCCTGCCCGGCATGATGACGTTGATCTCGCTGGCCATCACGGTCGCGTTCGTCGCGAGCGGGCTGACGTCGCTGGAGATCGGCGGCCTCGACCTCGATTTCTGGTGGGAGCTGGCGCTCCTGATAGTCGTCATGCTGCTCGGGCACTGGCTGGAGATGCGCGCGCTCGGGCAGGCGTCCGGTGCGCTGCAGGCGCTGGCCGAGCTGCTGCCCGACACCGCCGAACGGGTGGCCGCGGACGGTTCGGTGACCGAGGTCCCGCTGGCCGAACTGGCCGTCGGCGACGTCGTCCTGGTGCGCTCCGGCGGCCGCGTCCCGGCCGACGGCGTGGTCGCCGAGGGCACCGCGGAGGTCGACGAGTCCACCGTCACCGGCGAGTCGAAGACCGTCAGCCGCGGCCCGGGCGACCGCGTCGTCGCGGGCACCGTCGCCACCGACACCGCGATCCGCGTCGAGGTCAACGCCGTCGGCGACGACACCGCGCTGGCCGGCATCCAGCGGCTGGTGGCCGACGCGCAGGCGTCCAGCTCGCGGGCGCAGGCCCTGGCCGACCGCGCCGCCGCGTGGCTGTTCTGGTTCGCGCTCGGCGCCGGCGCGCTGACGTTCCTGGTCTGGACGTTGCTCGGCGAGGCGTCGGACGCGGTCGAACGGACCGTGACGGTGCTGGTCATCGCCTGCCCCCACGCCCTCGGGCTGGCCATCCCGCTGGTGATCGCGATCTCGACGGCGATGTCCGCCCGGGCCGGCATCCTGGTCAAGGACCGGCTGGCGCTGGAGCGCATGCGGCAGGTCGACGCCGTCCTGTTCGACAAGACCGGCACGCTGACGGTCGGCCGGCCCGCGGTCGCGGGCGTCGCGGTCGCGGGCTCGGTCACCGAGGATGAGCTGCTTGCCGTCGCCGCGGCAGCTGAGCGCGATTCCGAGCACCCGCTGGCCAGGGCCGTCGTCGCGGCGGCGGAGGCGCGCGGCCCGGTGCCCGCGGCGACGGAGTTCCGCTCGCTCACCGGCAAGGGCGTGCGCGCGATCGTCGACGGCGCGTCGGTCGCGGTGGGCGGCCCCGGGCTGCTGCGCGACCTCGACCTGCCGGTGCCGTCGTCGATCGAACCCCAGGTCGGCGAGTGGGCCGCGGCCGGCTCCACCGTCCTCTACGTCGTCCGCGACGGCGCCGTGCTCGGCGCGCTGGCACTGGCCGACGAGATCCGGCCGGAGTCGCGCGAGGCCGTCGCGCTGCTGCGGGCGGAGAAGGTGCACACGGTGATGATCACCGGCGACGCCCGCAACGTCGCCGAGTCGGTGGCGGCGAAGGTCGGCATCGACGAGGTGTTCGCCGAGGTGCTGCCCGAGGACAAGGACGCCGCGGTCACGTCGCTGCAGCAGCGCGGCCTGTCCGTCGCGATGGTCGGCGACGGCGTCAACGACGCGCCCGCGTTGGCCCGCGCCGACGTCGGCGTCGCGATCGGTGCCGGTACCGACGTCGCGGTCGAGTCCGCCGGCGTGGTGCTCGCCTCCGACGACCCGCGCGGCGTGGTCTCGGCCCGGCGGCTGTCCACGGCCAGCTACCGGAAGATGGTGCAGAACCTGGTGTGGGCGACGGGGTACAACCTGCTGTCCGTACCGCTCGCGGCCGGCGTGCTCGCGCCGATCGGGTTCGTGCTCCCGCCCGCGGCCGCCGCCGTCGCCATGACGGCGTCGACGGTCATCGTCGCCGCGAACGCCCAGCTGCTGCGCCGCCTGGACCTGCGGCCGGACCACCTGGCCCGCTGA
- the bla gene encoding class A beta-lactamase has protein sequence MTLTRRTVLRAGLAVPLAASAGLFATGSAGASPSASADPAVRELERTHDVTLGVSATNLATGARLAHRAGDRFPILSVFKSIAAAAVLRDLDEARLDHRVWFPPADILANSPITAEHVDTGITVAELCDAAIRFSDNAAGNLLLREIGGPRGLTAFARSIGDGATRLDRWELELNSAEPGDEQDTSTPAALARTFAGLLVGDLLRPADRRRLRSWMLANTTSGPRFRDALPDGWRLADKTGAGDYGTNNDAGVAWNPAGEPIVIVAMSRRTERDSVRVDAALADVARLVVRRLG, from the coding sequence ATGACGCTCACCCGCCGTACCGTGCTCCGTGCCGGCCTGGCCGTCCCGCTGGCCGCGTCGGCCGGCCTGTTCGCCACCGGCAGCGCCGGCGCCAGCCCCAGCGCCAGCGCCGACCCGGCGGTCCGCGAGCTGGAGCGCACCCACGACGTCACGCTCGGCGTCAGCGCGACGAACCTCGCCACCGGCGCCCGCCTCGCGCACCGGGCCGGCGACCGGTTCCCGATCCTGTCGGTGTTCAAGTCCATCGCCGCGGCCGCCGTCCTGCGTGACCTCGACGAGGCCCGCCTGGACCACCGGGTCTGGTTCCCGCCGGCCGACATCCTGGCGAACTCGCCGATCACCGCCGAGCACGTCGACACCGGCATCACCGTCGCCGAGCTGTGCGACGCCGCGATCCGCTTCAGCGACAACGCGGCCGGGAACCTGCTGCTGCGCGAGATCGGCGGGCCGCGCGGGCTGACCGCGTTCGCCCGGTCGATCGGCGACGGCGCCACCCGGCTGGACCGCTGGGAGCTCGAGCTGAACTCCGCCGAGCCGGGTGACGAGCAGGACACGTCCACGCCGGCGGCGCTGGCCCGGACCTTCGCCGGCCTGCTGGTCGGCGACCTGCTGCGACCGGCGGACCGGCGCCGGCTGCGAAGCTGGATGCTGGCCAACACGACGTCCGGGCCGCGGTTCCGCGACGCGCTGCCGGACGGCTGGCGGCTGGCCGACAAGACAGGCGCCGGCGACTACGGCACCAACAACGACGCCGGGGTCGCGTGGAACCCGGCCGGCGAGCCGATCGTCATCGTTGCGATGAGCCGCCGCACGGAGCGCGACTCCGTCCGGGTCGACGCCGCACTGGCCGACGTCGCCCGCCTGGTGGTGCGGCGGCTCGGCTGA
- a CDS encoding serine hydrolase translates to MTTSDAFGFSGEAVRTAHDIRADWRRTGLRGALYARNVDTGDDLGFDVHVPYALASVGKLPLALVVLDLIAAGELDPAHPVDLVPGRATPGPTGAALFRHPSRIALEDLLLLMLSVSDNAAADAVFALVPPERVTATLQGWGCDGIVVRHPMRRLYDAATAAAAGDPVLALELAVRATTDGGGHVLPTLDVASATSGTAAGLVSLVERVWADDVSVPAATARLRELLGHQVRQRIGAELAADSVTVSSKTGTFLNLRHEAGMVTTSTGDHVAVAALTASTVAARSQPEADRAIGRAARAAVDVLRI, encoded by the coding sequence ATGACGACGTCCGACGCGTTCGGCTTCTCCGGCGAGGCGGTGCGCACGGCGCACGACATCCGCGCCGACTGGCGGCGCACCGGGCTGCGGGGCGCGCTGTACGCCCGCAACGTCGACACCGGCGACGACCTCGGGTTCGACGTGCACGTCCCGTACGCGCTGGCGTCGGTGGGCAAGCTGCCGCTGGCGCTCGTCGTGCTCGACCTCATCGCCGCCGGTGAGCTGGACCCGGCACACCCCGTCGACCTCGTCCCGGGGCGGGCCACGCCGGGGCCGACGGGTGCGGCGCTGTTCCGGCACCCGAGCCGCATCGCGCTCGAGGACCTGCTGCTGCTCATGCTGTCGGTCAGCGACAACGCCGCGGCGGACGCCGTCTTCGCGCTCGTCCCGCCCGAGCGGGTGACGGCGACGCTGCAGGGCTGGGGGTGCGACGGCATCGTCGTGCGGCACCCGATGCGCCGGCTCTACGACGCCGCGACGGCCGCCGCCGCGGGCGACCCGGTGCTGGCGCTGGAGCTGGCCGTGCGGGCCACCACCGACGGCGGCGGGCACGTGCTGCCGACACTGGACGTCGCGTCCGCGACCAGCGGGACCGCCGCCGGGCTGGTGTCACTGGTCGAGCGTGTCTGGGCCGACGACGTCAGCGTGCCGGCGGCGACCGCGCGGCTGCGCGAGCTGCTGGGACACCAGGTGCGCCAGCGCATCGGCGCGGAGCTGGCCGCCGACTCCGTCACCGTCAGCAGCAAGACCGGCACGTTCCTCAACCTGCGGCACGAGGCCGGCATGGTCACCACGTCGACCGGCGACCACGTCGCCGTCGCCGCGCTCACCGCCTCGACCGTCGCGGCCAGGTCGCAGCCGGAGGCCGACCGCGCGATCGGCCGGGCCGCCCGCGCCGCCGTCGACGTCCTGCGGATCTAG
- a CDS encoding CGNR zinc finger domain-containing protein, translating into MHFNHYSDEGALLAAALVNARLDSAADVAELAGEHDLLLERPPSDEDAAGLRRWRTALAGVVDAPTTGERIEALNRLLARGTSHPRISLHNGPPHVHFRPDDVTPERQFAAITAFGLAWFLTQRGLHRLARCAAGDCTVAFADVTRNGRQRYCSTRCANRQAVRRHRAHASHLQ; encoded by the coding sequence GTGCATTTCAACCATTACAGCGACGAGGGCGCACTGCTGGCCGCGGCGCTGGTGAACGCCCGCCTCGACTCCGCGGCCGACGTCGCCGAGCTGGCGGGTGAACACGACCTGCTGCTGGAGCGTCCGCCGTCGGATGAGGACGCGGCCGGGCTGCGGCGCTGGCGGACGGCGCTGGCCGGCGTGGTGGACGCGCCGACCACCGGGGAACGGATCGAGGCGCTCAACCGGCTGCTCGCCCGCGGCACGTCACACCCGCGGATCAGCCTGCACAACGGCCCGCCGCACGTGCACTTCCGCCCCGACGACGTGACGCCGGAGCGGCAGTTCGCGGCGATCACCGCGTTCGGGCTGGCGTGGTTCCTCACCCAGCGCGGGCTGCACCGCCTCGCCCGCTGCGCCGCCGGCGACTGCACCGTCGCCTTCGCCGACGTCACCCGCAACGGGCGGCAGCGCTACTGCTCGACCCGCTGCGCCAACCGCCAGGCCGTCCGCCGCCACCGCGCCCACGCCTCCCACTTGCAATGA
- a CDS encoding LysR family transcriptional regulator has protein sequence MDLLRHLEAFVAVAEARSFTRGADLCGTPQPVVSRRVAALERDLGTTLLHRTSRQVELTDAGRTLLPHAADLVARAGHFRELAAAARAAGLSAGIPAGPDPRALVAARRAAAAAGVTLTFTEQAAAERAALVRRGRLDVALLPCPPDEEETGAELGAATAADDLRGRRLHLDQLRRSGGDDGRPRALHLSTEDDVPWVRDPVRRAARLAGLLDDQLCVGTSDTEALTCALEYGDAILCTPAWAAAHRLRWRPLGDVAVRRTYAVAGRPRVARELVDAVLPALARAAGLVTDPEEPR, from the coding sequence GTGGACCTGCTGCGGCACCTCGAGGCGTTCGTCGCGGTGGCCGAGGCGCGCAGTTTCACCCGCGGCGCCGACCTCTGCGGCACGCCGCAGCCTGTCGTCAGCCGGCGCGTCGCGGCGCTCGAGCGCGATCTCGGCACCACGCTGCTGCACCGCACGTCGCGGCAGGTCGAGCTGACCGACGCCGGCCGCACGCTGCTCCCCCACGCCGCCGACCTCGTCGCCCGGGCCGGGCACTTCCGCGAGCTGGCCGCCGCAGCCCGCGCCGCCGGGCTCAGCGCCGGCATCCCGGCCGGTCCGGACCCGCGGGCACTGGTCGCCGCCCGGCGCGCGGCCGCCGCGGCAGGCGTCACGTTGACGTTCACCGAGCAGGCCGCCGCGGAGCGGGCGGCCCTCGTCCGCCGCGGCCGGCTCGACGTCGCGCTGCTGCCCTGCCCGCCGGACGAGGAGGAGACCGGCGCCGAGCTGGGCGCGGCGACCGCGGCCGACGACCTGCGCGGGCGCCGCCTGCACCTGGACCAGCTCCGCCGCTCCGGCGGCGACGACGGCCGCCCGCGAGCGCTGCACCTGTCCACCGAGGACGACGTGCCGTGGGTGCGCGACCCGGTCCGCCGCGCCGCCCGGCTGGCCGGCCTGCTGGACGACCAATTGTGCGTCGGCACGTCCGACACCGAGGCGCTGACCTGCGCGCTCGAGTACGGCGACGCGATCCTGTGCACTCCCGCGTGGGCGGCGGCACACCGGCTGCGCTGGCGCCCGCTCGGCGACGTCGCGGTGCGCCGCACGTACGCCGTCGCCGGCCGGCCGCGGGTCGCGCGCGAGTTGGTCGACGCCGTGCTGCCGGCGCTGGCCCGCGCGGCCGGGCTGGTCACCGACCCGGAGGAGCCGCGATGA